The genomic window CATCTTGGTCTTCAGGAAAACTCCGAAGCCGATGTCCGCACCATCAGATGAGAACTGCCACCTgtcagggggagggggaggagacagGTTGCTGCTCAGCCTGATGGGTCTCTGAGGGGTTAGGGCCTGCCCCTACCTGAGAACGCAGCCTGGAAATAGGATCTCGTATTCCACTTGGTGTGATGAGCCGCGGTTGATCTGCACCGAGTGCTCGTACTGAGTCTTCACCTGGTCCCGCACGTACATGGACTTGGGGATCTCCCCGCCATAGTTAATCTGCGGACATGGGATGAGATGGGCTTGCTTCCGTCTCCTGGCCATTGTTCATGTTTCTTCTGCCTGAGACACTTTCACCACCTCCTGGAAGTATCCTCTTCATCCTAGCCCCACTCTCCCACCTCCTCAAGCCTTCTATGACCCTCCAAACTGGGCCAGTGCGTCTGCTGGGAGCTTCCCCTCCCAGCTCATCCCTCTGGGTTAAAATTCGCCTATTTCTTGTTTGCCTTTACAGCTGCTGAGAGCTCTGTAAGGGCGAGGGTTGTATTGACTAGCTTAACACCCAGTTCTTGGCATCTCTCTATAGGTAATTGTGGATGAATGACTGAGTGGAAAGGGAATCCAGCTTAATTCTTGAACCTCTCTTGTCCCAGGGAAGGGCTCTTTGTACCTTGGTTAAACATTTGGGGTTCCCATCTGGGTCAGTCAGGGTGCCCCCAAACTGGGCAGGCAGTTCCTCAGGACTGATGAGTTTCAGCAAACCTTCCTTCCAGTTATCTGGGAGCAGTGGGATTCAAGGGTGGTTAGCAAGCATGGGGGGCACCAATTAGCCTCCCACACCCACCAGGATGACCTGAACTGGGGGAGAAGCCCTATAGGAGGTAGGCTGCCAGGACCAATTCCCCAGTGTCCTAGGCCTGGGGCTACAGTAAGTGTCTTTCTCAGCATTGTGTTGCTGTGGAAATGTGTTTCCCGCCTTGATAGATGaatcagcactttttttttctttgagacagtgtctcactctgttgtccagtctggagtgcagtggaatgatcatggctcactgcagcctcgacttcctgggctcaagtgatcctcccacctcagcctcctgcgtagctgggactacaagcatgtaccaccatgcctggctaatttttatttggttttgtttggtttttttttgtagagatagggtttcactatgttgcccaggctagtctcaaactcctgggctcaaatgattgtcttacctgggcctcccaaagtgttgggattacaggtgtaagccaccatcaccatgcccagcctatggcacattctttttttttttttttgagacggagtcttgctctgtcacccaggctggagtgcagtggtgtggtctcagctcactgcaacttccacctcatggtttcaagcagttctctacctcagcttcttgagtatctgggattacaggtgcccaccaccatgactggctaatttttatatttttagtagagacggggtttcaccaccttggccaggatggtcttgaactcctgaccttgtgatccacccgcctcggcctcccaaagtgctgggattacaggcatgagccaccacgcccagccaacagcACATTCTTGAAGATCTTCCAGTCATGAGCAGTGAAACTAAGAGTTATCTAATTGCCTCAAGGAGAGTTTAGAGCTCAATGACGTCAACGGCCTTGTTGGGATCACTCTGTAAGTAAGTGGCATGCCCAAGTCAGACCTCCTAGTGGGGGATGGACAGCCCTGGGCTTTTGGAGGgaccctccccacttccctctgCCTAATCACCATGACCATAATGTTCTTCATGCCCTATGTAAAGCTCTAAGAGTTCTGGGTCCTGGCTGTTACCATGCCCCAGCCTTATGGCTAATCCAGGCTACCCGGTCCCCCAACCCCCTCACTTTGGCCATGGGAGGTTCCTTCTCTACAGTGGTATTAAGGGGAAGACCACAATGTGCCACATACCAGAGCCAAATGAGCAGAGTCACATGGGGCAGAGGCTGTGGACTTAAGGCCTGGACTGTGCTGGTAACCCACACTGCTCTAGGCTTTGGAAGGCGTAGAAGGCATGAGCCTGGACCCTTCAAACCAGGCCCTCATAATCTATCAAGTTCCCCATCCCAGTGGAATTGGGTAGAGGCAGAGGCTCAGGtaccaggaagaaagagaaagtaaggATTTATAAGCTCCCCCTCACCCCTGGATCCTCAGTTCTCCTAATTCTGTGATCTGACTATCCTGCTTGGGAGAAGTTTTCCTCCAAGCCAGGGTCATTGGTTTGGGTTTAAGAActatttcccttctctctctttctctcagccTGTCACTTGTAAACACAACTATTCTCCTATTtgtaaaattaatacatattattatacAGTTTAGAAATCATAGACAATACaggtaataaaattaaaaaccacacGATCTCTCACtatcaacaaaaaatattttgttgtttttccttgtagaaatatgtatttattgtacATATGTTTTCATAAAATAAGATTATACTTTTAGTTTAATCTTATTTTAGTTTATGCTTATGAAGATAAGTTTAtaatctacttttaaaaacttaaagacATTTCCATGGCATTAAATATTCACATATAGCCTTATTTCTCATGGCGGCTCCAGAATTCATCAAATGCATgcaccattatttatttatccagtccTTTCTTGTTGGGTCTCCTTTCTCTGAATTGTGACTACTCTTTCTGCTCGTCTGCCTCATCCTCTTCTGCCAAGGTTGCCTTTGGAAGCACTAAGCTTATGAGTGTTGAAAAGAAACCGAGGCCTATATACCAGAAATTGACTGCAACCAAACTGAAACCAGTGAGGTGGTAGGTGTGGAGGCCTTGTCCACCAAAGGGGTATGGCAGGGAAAAGAGCAAAGGTAACACTCTTTAGGGTAAAACCCACTTCACTGTTGGGAAGAAGGAGCCTCTGACTAGGTGATGTGTAGagttctgttgtttttgagataggttctcactctgttgcccaggctggagtgcagtggtgtgaacacgactcactgcagcttcatactcctgggctcaagtgatcctcccacctcagcctcctaagtatctggaattacaggtgtgcaccaccacaaccagctaatttttaaattttttgtagagatggggtcttgctatgttgctgtggctggtctcaacctcctgatatcaagcaatcctcctgcctcagcctcccaaagtgctgggattacattcgtgagccactgcacccaacctaatGTGTGGAGTTCTAGATGGGGTAATGGGACAACCTCACTCCAAAGGTCATGTAtagaggtcaggaaattgagctGGCACTACTTACTTCCCAACACAATAATTTTCCTGCGAGTGTCCTCACTCAGGAATGGCTTCATGAGGTTGTAGCCCACAGGGAACAGTTTGGTAGCTGGAGAGATAGAAGTAAGGATAATGGGAAGAAAAGAATTACATTGGGCAACCCCCTCCATAATGGTTATAGCCAATGATACAGAGGAGTCATGACTAACCCTGGTCAATTCCAGTGTCTGTCCTGCACCCAACAAACCATCCAACCAACCAGTCAACCAGCCAACAAACAGCCAACTAACCAATCATGCATCAATCATGCAATGCAACCATCAACCAACCATTCAGCCAACAAACCAGCCAGTCATTCAAACTTCTAATCAGCCACCTATTCAGTCAACCAATAAACCAGCCAACCTACCAAACAGCCAACCAACTATGCAACAAACCAACCAACTGACAACAAATAGTCAAACAATTTAACTTCTAACCAGCCAACCTACCAAATAGTCAACCATCTAACAAATCAGCCAAACAGCAAAGCAATCAGCCAATGGAACAGCCAGATAACCACTCAACTAACTGTGTTCTCTAGCCAGCCAACCATCCAAATAACCAGCCAGCCAACCATCCAAATAACCAGTCATCCAACCATCCAAATAACCAGCCAGCCAGTCAGTCAAATAACCAGCCAGCCAACCATCCAAATAACTAGCCAGCCAGTCAGTCAAATAACCAGCCAGCCAACCATCCAAATAACCAGCCAGCCACCATCCAAATAATCATCTAAGATTCAGCCAAACAACAAACCAGGCAACCAACTAACCAACCTGCTAACCAGGCAACCAACTAACTAGCCATCAAAACAACCTACCAACCAAAATGCCAACCAGCCACTCAATCAGTCAACCAAGCTAAGAACTAGCCAACCAAGCAGCCAGCCAATTCTCCAACGAACCACCAGTTAGTCAACTAGCCAAGCAACCAACTGGCCAGTCAGCTGAACAACCAATCAAGCAACCAACTGATCAACCAACTAGCCAATCACCaaacatccatccatcctttcatcTACCCACAACAATTACCCAAATACCTATGGAGCATCCACCATGGACCCAGGCCTGTGAGGGCTACAACAAAAGTGGAGAATCACAGCCCCTGGCTTCAAGGAGCAGAAAACTCAGCCAGTAAAGCAGGATGAGCACAAATAAAACAGCTGGAGATCCCTAAAAGGCAGCAAACAGGGAAGGCTGCACCAGTTGCCAGTGCCAGAAGCAGTCTGGGGAGGGAGAGATCATCATGGACAGGAGAAATAAGGGAGGATCCCTGGGAGAGCTGGGACTGGAGCTGCCTTCTCTTGCAGTAAGGCCAACCCTAGaagttaccatttattgagaacttactctatgccaggcattCTAAGTGATTTGCATACAGCCAAGAAACCAACCTGCCTCACAACAATCCTGGGACAAAGACAGTGTTATCACCCTCAgcgtacagatgaggaaacagaggcacaagTAAGTGAAGTCATTTGTCACATACCTTTCACGATGAGCATGAACTTCAGGGTCTCTGGGTAATTCTCTTCAAGGAGGCCAAAGAACTGTGGAACCAAGAGAGATCCCTTCAGAGAGCACATCACATCTTCTCCTACCTCCATCTCCTGTGCAATCTCCTGTTGGGAGGTTTCAGATGGCTCTGGAGGGTTTCCCTTCATGCCATCACCTCCCCTGGCCTCTGGAGGGAACCTTCTCACCTCATACTATTATAACCATACtctaataataattacataataattgtttttagtaaatattataataatggtagtataataataatgactacTGTTGATTAAATGTTCACTATTTGCCAAGCAGTGTATATACACTTTACATAACAACTTGCTGAAGTATCCCTACATTGCTATCCCCATTTTGTAGGTCAGGAAACAAGCATGGAGAGGGTTTGGTGGAAGCTGGAACGTGTGGTCTCAGTACAGTGTTGTCCCTGAAACCCATTCTGTGGGATCTTCTAGGAAAGGTATTAAGGCCTTCTGGAGTTTGAGTCACAATGAGGGAGCCCAGGacatttttaaactaaatctTGGCTCTCAGTAAGCAGCTGGGTCATGGCAGGCCAAGCTGGTCATCAAAGCAAGCGGGGGGTGGCCCTAGGACTTCTCCTTACCTCCTGGTACACTTCTACCAGAGGTTTCCAGAAGTGTTTCAGTCCCAGGCCCTCACAGTCAAATATCAtcacgatggtctcaatcttcttcCCTAGCTGCAAGGATGAGAGCAAGAAGTAGTTCTGGAGTTCAGGGTGTAGGCTTGGGAGATGGTAATCCAAGTACATGACCCCTTGGGGCTTCTTCTAGACCCCGACTCTGTCCTCAGAGGAACAAGTAGACTAACCAGTGAATGCATTtccccactcatccatccatccatccacatccatccatccatccatccatccatccatccatctatccaaccatccacccacccacccccgtATATATCAACTTACTCATCAATTAATTgaaccatccatccattcattcatattgtcattaatttattcatcctccatttttccataatataaatataaactgatAAATATAAACTGATATTTATCAagcacttttttgtgtgtgccagACACTAAAGTGTAATGAATAGTGCCTAATAACCCACAGTTTTTGTCCTTAAAAAGTTCACTGTCTGGCTGGGGAGATGACAAGCAACCAGGTCATTTGGATCCTATGATAAGTGCTGCAATAGGTCAGCACAAGAGCTTCAGGGATACAGAAGAGGTTATTTAACCCAGGCGGGGGACTCAGAGAAGGTAACATCTAAGTTTCAGACCTAAAGGATAGATAGGAGAAAGTCAGGGAAAGTTGTGGGAGgtaggtgtgtgtggtgggaacTAGGGTTGTTCAGACAGAAGGAATAGCAAGGGCAAAGAAAGGCTCAGAGGGAATAGCAATAGCTACCATTGTTGAGAAATATATATTAGGCCCTGTGTGCTAAATTGCATacttgcattatttcatttcacttttgcAACCATTATTTATTCATATCCCTGTTTTATAGGTGAAGgagctgaggctcagacaggtgaaatgacatattcaaaacactgaagcaaaacaaaacaaagcaaaaaaacccatcaaccaagaattctattcCCGGcctggtacggtggctcacgcctgtaatcccagcactttgggaggctgaggcgggtggatcacaaggtcaggagatcgagaccatcccggccaacatggtgaaaccccgtctgtattaaaaacacaaaaattagccctgcgtggtggcgggcgcctgtaatcccagctactcaggaggccgaggcaggaaaatcccttgaacctgggaggcggaggtttcagtgagccaagatcacaccactgcactccagcctaggtgacagagcgagactctgtctcaagcaaaaaaaaaaagagggttctATTCCCAGCAAAAGTATCCTTCAAGAAACTGTCTTTCTGTGACTGTGACttttcaaggccacacagctggtaagcaACAGAGCTGGTGTTTGACCCCAGAGCCCTCTGACTGTGGTTGTAGAGAACACAGGTGTGTTTCTGAGACCAATCCCCCCGGCAGCCTCACCTGCCCCCAGCCAtccaccccacctggcctggaCCTCACCCTCTCTGTCTGCAGGTCACACTCATGCAGGATGCGCTCACAGTCCCTCATCTTGGTCTTGAGCAGGTCCTGCTTGGTGACTGAGAAGAGCAACCCCTTGGGATCAAGTGGCCCAATGATGTCATACCACACGGGGCAGCCATCACGGTCATAGCCACACAGGCCCCCAGGCATGTACTTCTGGATCACCTGGGCATGAAAAGATGCACAGAACTTGGCATTACACACCTCCCTTGAGACCCCAGACCAGGCTGACCTGGGTGGCCCAAGCCTACACACACCATGGTATAAAAAGCACTGTCCCTCCCTGGAAGACAGTGCTATTGTCTCAGGTGAGAAAGCTGAGGTCCTGCAGGGGAGGGCCTTGCTCACAGAGGGTAAATGGCAAAGCCAGGTCTCAGCAGGCCCTTGGACTTCTTAGGTCTGCCCCTGATGTCTCCCGTGTCCCTTTCTGTGGAGAAGAGTCGGGTTTAGTGATGGAGAACACAGATTCTGAAGGTTAACAGAGCTGGTTCAAAAACAGAcactggctgggcatggaggctcatgcctgtaatcccagctactcaggaggttgaggcagatgggatctcctgaggccaggagtttgagaccagcttgggcaacagagagagaccctgtccctacaaaaataaaagaaattagccagctgtggtaaTACACATCTGtagacttgggaggctgaggtgggagaatcacttgagcccaggagttcaaggctgcagtgagccatgatcatgacactgcacaccagccttggcaacagagtgagaccccatccaaaaaaaaaaaaaaaaagcagatactGCTGCTTCTGTACTGTGTGTCCTTGAGCAAGTGACACCACCTCTCTGAGCTCCATTCTACctactttttttgtaaaatggttTGGATAACCCCTCACTCTTGGGACTGTTGGGGAAAGTCCCTGAGATAAAGTTGGCAAAGCAGAGTGCCCAGATCCGGGTACATGCCCTACAAGTGAAGACGTGACCATTACTCTACTAAGATGCCAGTGGTGGCACTGTCCTCATCAGTGCCTTGATGGGCTAAACTTCTTTCCCACCCAGACAGGATGCTTTAGGCAATGCCTTAGGGGGCAGGGGTGCAGAAGCACAGGCTAACCGTGGTGGTTACGAGCCTGGGTTTGGGGGCCCAAACAGGCCTGAGCATAAATCCCAGCCCTACCTTGGGCTATGGGACTGTGGGCAAGTTACCTAATTTTTGCTGGGCTTCAGTGtcctcatccacaaaatgggGACAATAGCATCCATCATTGTGATGATTAAAGAAGCTCATGCTGCTAACATCTTAACCTAGGCCTGGACCTTGCAAGCCCCCAGGAAACATTCATTATGACTGTAGGAAAGGAGACTGCAGGCCTGCGGGTTCCACAGGCCTCTCAGGCTTGCTGCCCCTCATTCATGGTCCCCAGTGACCTTGAGTGGTACGTCCGTGAAAGACTGAGGTGTTTGGCGGTGTTGGCTCACCTCTGGGGGCTGCCAATCAAGGATATGGTCAATATCCATGGTCTTCCGGAACTCCATGTACTGAAAGGGAAATGAGTGGTAAGATCCCACTGGGCTCCCAGTGCCCTGAGAACAGGGATGGAAGGAGGGGCTTGAGGCATGGATTGCCCCTGACAAATCCCCTCCATAAATTTCCAGAGTGGATAGGTCTCACCTTGCGGAGCAAAGCCTCCGACTTCTGCAAGTCAAAATTCCGAGCTGTGGGAAAACAGAAGGAAGGTGTGAGACAGGAAAGATGCCTTGTCTTACTCCTGGCCAGTGGGAGCTATGGAGGACACTGGGGGCCTGGGTGAGACCTTGCTCCCCTACCCCCTTCCCTCCTCTGGACCTGAACATGTGAAGCAAGATTGTGTGGATGGACCCTGAGAGCCATGAGACACTCTGGAGCAGTTGAGACCAGGCCCCTCTTGATGCCCCCTGATCCCAacctctcccacctctgccctcaCCTCGGAGCCAGCGTAGAAGGAAATAATCATCAGGGTTGGGCAGGGCAGGAAGCACATCCTGGACGTTTTCTCGGAACTGGCAAGAGAGATGCTGGTTAAAGTGGCTCTCTCACATTGAGCCTTGGCCTCCAGACTCAAAGACTGTTTTCACaacctctcctttcctcccacaTGCAAAATGGCCCACATTGATGAAAGGATGGGTTAATGGTTGAATAGAAGGGCAGATGGATCACTGGATAGGTGGATGAATGGAAGgaggatagatggatgaataaatggttAGAAAGAAGAATAGATGGGTGAGTGGGTAGGTAGAtggaaaaagggagaagaaatcaatggatgaatggatagatggatggatggagagtgggtgggtggataaatCAGTGAATGGACAGAGGAGAGATGGGTGGGTgattgagagaaagaaagatggataGGTGGCTGCGTGGGTAGGAAGAGGGATGGGTGGATGAAAGAAAGGATAaacagccaggtatggtggctcacgcctgtcatcccagcactttaggaggctgaggttggtggatcacctgaggtcaggagtttgagaccagcctggccaacatggtgaaaactcatctctactaaaaatacaaaaattagccaggtgtggtggcacatgcctgtaatcccagctactcaggaggctgaggcaggagaattgcttgaacctgggagacagaggctgcagtgagctgagatcgctccacagcactccagcctggatgacagagactccatctcaaaaaaaagaagaaaaagaagaagaaaggataaataattGGGTGGATGAATAAGTGGATTGGAGTTTGGATGCATTCTTAGTTCCCTCCATGTGTTAGCCCTCAAAACATCTGCTTTTTTTCATCCCATCTTCTATTAAAACATGGTTAATAATTATATGTCCTCTTCTTCCTTTAGCTCTTTGAAAGACAACACTTTCTGCTCTGTCTCTTGGGCTTTTACAGACTGGTCATCTTTCAGGATCCCAAAGAGGAAGGGGTTAAAGGGCAGACCAGCAGCATCTTTCAGCTCCTACCTATGGTGCCTGGGAGGGAGGAACGGGGGTACCTGGCTGCCAGGTAAACCTCTCTGGTTCTGGCTCCTGGATGAGAAGAAGTCAGGCTTGACTTGGGTGGGCACCACCCACGTTATTGCCTGGAAGTGGTGCTAGTCCCTCAACCCCCGCCCGGGACAGGGTTGATGTTACTGGGCACCGTGGGGCTTGACCCTTTGGGAGGTAACACCAAAGAGACAATGTCAAGGACATGCTGAATCAACTGAGTGGGGCAGGATTCCAGCCACTTCTTTCCACCCCCCAGCCCCTTTCCCCTGGTCTTCCGGAACTCCAGGGGGAGGGGCTCTCACCTTGGCCAGGGTCTCTGCCTGTTTGGGGCTCAGGTCTCCAACTCGGCCGCTCATGGTGCTGGCTGGGGCTTGAGGAGTGGTGGCCACTATAGGCAAGAGGCCAAGCCTAGTTTGTCAGCCCTGACCCAGCTGGGTCCTTTTGCCCCCACTCCTGGGCGTGGCTCCAAGCGCCTCCTCATGGGCCAACTGTTTAAATTGCAGATTACATAATTGGGATTAAGTGAGGTCCCCTGCTTGGCTTGGGGACAGATCTGGAGGGGCAGGCGGGCATGGAGCGTGTGCCAGAGGTCCCCTGCCAGGAGGAGGcagctgggaggaagggaggctgGCCTCCCGTGACCTTGGAGCCCAGAGTGAGTGCCTGTAGAACCCGCTGACCCTCCCAGGCCTCCAGTGACCACTGCCCTGGAGAAGGGGGAGTTTCAGGAGAATGAGGACCGCTCCTTGTGGGTACCCTTTCTCCCTGAGCCCCAGTCTTCCCACACTTAGGATTCTGCAAAGATCACCCCCCTCTACCCAGCTCTGAAAGGGTAGGATTCTGAGGCTTGGTCAGTGTAGTAAACAGTTCATTCACTTTGTTGGGGGTGGGAGGCCCAGGTCCTTCTTTTGTGTCCACAGTCAAGAAGAGGACAGATGGCATCTTTTGAACGTCACttgcttcatttataaaatggggccGTTAATGTTTGCCTTCCCCTCCTTATGTGGTTAGAGGGAAGATCTAATGAGACATAGGGACTGTCAAGGGTTGTGTGCATCTGAGGGATACTCTCCTTCAGCTCTCCTGGTCCCCCCTGGAGCTGTAAGCTTCAGCTCCAGGAAGGGAGAGACCCTGTTATCCATGACTCTCTCTGAAGAAACCATCAGCTTGAGGCTGCAGCATGGCCACATGGCCACATGGCCACATCTCAGCCTTGAGGGGGTCTGCATGGGCTGAAACCAACCCCGGGCTAGCCTCGGCCCCAGCAGCTGGGCTAGCCCACACCATTCTGCCTAGGGCTTTTCTAGGTCCCCTACTCCTGGGGCATCCTGGGTACCCACCCCTGAGCTACAGTGGGCCTCTATTCTGGGCTAACCCAGGGTCTCTTTAGGCTAGTAGATGTTGGTCAGTATCAGACATCTTCTCAGGGACATCTTCCTTGCTCTGGGC from Homo sapiens chromosome 22, GRCh38.p14 Primary Assembly includes these protein-coding regions:
- the SEC14L3 gene encoding SEC14-like protein 3 isoform X1 — translated: MSGRVGDLSPKQAETLAKFRENVQDVLPALPNPDDYFLLRWLRARNFDLQKSEALLRKYMEFRKTMDIDHILDWQPPEVIQKYMPGGLCGYDRDGCPVWYDIIGPLDPKGLLFSVTKQDLLKTKMRDCERILHECDLQTERLGKKIETIVMIFDCEGLGLKHFWKPLVEVYQEFFGLLEENYPETLKFMLIVKATKLFPVGYNLMKPFLSEDTRRKIIVLGNNWKEGLLKLISPEELPAQFGGTLTDPDGNPKCLTKINYGGEIPKSMYVRDQVKTQYEHSVQINRGSSHQVEYEILFPGCVLRWQFSSDGADIGFGVFLKTKMGERQRAGEMTDVLPSQRYNAHMVPEDGNLTCSEAGVYVESESGKSCCHLPVIICSHELQNSHSNSQVMAYQMVRKCKLSRPLPLPASN
- the SEC14L3 gene encoding SEC14-like protein 3 isoform 1 (isoform 1 is encoded by transcript variant 1), translating into MSGRVGDLSPKQAETLAKFRENVQDVLPALPNPDDYFLLRWLRARNFDLQKSEALLRKYMEFRKTMDIDHILDWQPPEVIQKYMPGGLCGYDRDGCPVWYDIIGPLDPKGLLFSVTKQDLLKTKMRDCERILHECDLQTERLGKKIETIVMIFDCEGLGLKHFWKPLVEVYQEFFGLLEENYPETLKFMLIVKATKLFPVGYNLMKPFLSEDTRRKIIVLGNNWKEGLLKLISPEELPAQFGGTLTDPDGNPKCLTKINYGGEIPKSMYVRDQVKTQYEHSVQINRGSSHQVEYEILFPGCVLRWQFSSDGADIGFGVFLKTKMGERQRAGEMTDVLPSQRYNAHMVPEDGNLTCSEAGVYVLRFDNTYSFVHAKKVSFTVEVLLPDEGMQKYDKELTPV
- the SEC14L3 gene encoding SEC14-like protein 3 isoform 4 (isoform 4 is encoded by transcript variant 5) produces the protein MEFRKTMDIDHILDWQPPEVIQKYMPGGLCGYDRDGCPVWYDIIGPLDPKGLLFSVTKQDLLKTKMRDCERILHECDLQTERLGKKIETIVMIFDCEGLGLKHFWKPLVEVYQEFFGLLEENYPETLKFMLIVKATKLFPVGYNLMKPFLSEDTRRKIIVLGNNWKEGLLKLISPEELPAQFGGTLTDPDGNPKCLTKINYGGEIPKSMYVRDQVKTQYEHSVQINRGSSHQVEYEILFPGCVLRWQFSSDGADIGFGVFLKTKMGERQRAGEMTDVLPSQRYNAHMVPEDGNLTCSEAGVYVESESGKSCCHLPVIICSHELQNSHSNSQVMAYQMVRKCKLSRPLPLPASN
- the SEC14L3 gene encoding SEC14-like protein 3 isoform 3 (isoform 3 is encoded by transcript variant 4), with translation MEFRKTMDIDHILDWQPPEVIQKYMPGGLCGYDRDGCPVWYDIIGPLDPKGLLFSVTKQDLLKTKMRDCERILHECDLQTERLGKKIETIVMIFDCEGLGLKHFWKPLVEVYQEFFGLLEENYPETLKFMLIVKATKLFPVGYNLMKPFLSEDTRRKIIVLGNNWKEGLLKLISPEELPAQFGGTLTDPDGNPKCLTKINYGGEIPKSMYVRDQVKTQYEHSVQINRGSSHQVEYEILFPGCVLRWQFSSDGADIGFGVFLKTKMGERQRAGEMTDVLPSQRYNAHMVPEDGNLTCSEAGVYVLRFDNTYSFVHAKKVSFTVEVLLPDEGMQKYDKELTPV
- the SEC14L3 gene encoding SEC14-like protein 3 isoform 2 (isoform 2 is encoded by transcript variant 2), which codes for MVIQKYMPGGLCGYDRDGCPVWYDIIGPLDPKGLLFSVTKQDLLKTKMRDCERILHECDLQTERLGKKIETIVMIFDCEGLGLKHFWKPLVEVYQEFFGLLEENYPETLKFMLIVKATKLFPVGYNLMKPFLSEDTRRKIIVLGNNWKEGLLKLISPEELPAQFGGTLTDPDGNPKCLTKINYGGEIPKSMYVRDQVKTQYEHSVQINRGSSHQVEYEILFPGCVLRWQFSSDGADIGFGVFLKTKMGERQRAGEMTDVLPSQRYNAHMVPEDGNLTCSEAGVYVLRFDNTYSFVHAKKVSFTVEVLLPDEGMQKYDKELTPV